A genomic window from Bdellovibrio sp. SKB1291214 includes:
- a CDS encoding DUF3373 family protein has protein sequence MKNNFKKISAAFIAGMLMVPTVNAATLEERVAELEANQSLNIFNFSGTFMTRYDDIITAKQTKPSSVANPAFDNKDLNYMRLKFQFNADANVSKNIKFYSRMTASKFYNVSYVEGTQGSTSTGDLGAPNAYANSGMVLEKAYMDLTVPDTNFTFSVGRLPTTGGQPYNYLDGRARMGTYPLLAYNSYFDGMSLSYKLDDYMPQDNKLALRLIYTPLTNINFGTAGAGGIFNPPTSEAGANVPTQAPMGSVQVDYSANNWGWVGNFGAVLQYLQTSDIYIPGAAAIPAGNSSLNIKIQQWTLATEFNSIGGSNFDLSASYLMTSLATSGSFGALGGFGNSTGASEDITGANTLLSARYRLGTWILGAEWAHGEKNSFYFATAADDLTNFYGTPGNAYHLYVTKKFTENLALRVGYMSQAYDYTDLNIGATADSDRKIETTYANLRLDF, from the coding sequence ATGAAAAACAATTTCAAAAAAATTTCGGCAGCATTCATCGCAGGTATGTTGATGGTTCCAACTGTAAACGCCGCGACTCTTGAAGAGCGCGTGGCAGAGTTGGAAGCAAATCAATCTCTGAATATCTTTAACTTCTCTGGTACGTTCATGACTCGCTATGATGACATCATCACTGCGAAACAGACTAAACCGAGCTCTGTGGCTAATCCGGCATTTGATAATAAAGATTTGAATTACATGCGTTTGAAGTTTCAATTTAATGCAGACGCAAATGTTTCAAAAAATATTAAATTCTATTCCAGAATGACGGCGTCAAAATTCTATAATGTGAGCTACGTAGAGGGTACTCAAGGGTCAACAAGCACCGGCGATCTAGGTGCACCAAACGCCTACGCAAACAGTGGTATGGTATTGGAGAAAGCGTATATGGACCTAACAGTTCCAGATACGAACTTTACTTTCTCCGTTGGACGTTTGCCGACGACAGGTGGACAGCCTTACAACTACTTGGATGGCCGTGCGCGTATGGGTACGTATCCACTGTTGGCATACAACTCGTATTTCGACGGTATGAGCTTAAGCTACAAGCTTGATGATTATATGCCTCAAGATAACAAGTTGGCATTGCGTTTGATCTATACTCCGCTGACGAATATTAACTTTGGCACGGCCGGTGCCGGCGGGATTTTCAATCCACCAACATCGGAGGCTGGAGCAAACGTTCCAACTCAGGCACCGATGGGTTCAGTTCAAGTTGACTACAGTGCAAACAACTGGGGTTGGGTTGGAAACTTTGGGGCAGTGTTGCAGTACCTGCAAACGAGCGATATTTATATCCCTGGAGCGGCAGCTATTCCTGCTGGTAACTCCTCTCTTAACATCAAAATTCAACAATGGACTTTGGCGACGGAGTTCAACAGCATTGGTGGATCGAACTTCGATTTGTCAGCAAGTTACTTGATGACTTCATTGGCAACTAGCGGATCTTTCGGCGCTCTTGGTGGTTTTGGTAACTCTACTGGCGCAAGTGAAGACATCACAGGAGCCAACACGCTGTTGTCTGCTCGTTACCGTCTAGGCACTTGGATTTTGGGTGCAGAATGGGCACACGGCGAAAAGAACTCTTTTTATTTCGCAACGGCAGCTGATGACTTGACGAACTTCTACGGTACTCCGGGTAACGCATATCACTTATACGTGACTAAAAAATTCACAGAGAATTTGGCGTTGCGTGTTGGTTACATGAGTCAAGCATATGACTACACAGATTTAAATATTGGTGCGACAGCGGATTCTGATCGTAAGATCGAAACTACATACGCAAATCTTCGTCTAGATTTCTAA
- a CDS encoding methyl-accepting chemotaxis protein, whose product MFKKIGIGKSLLLYVFASASFVLLVGCAFFYTSQQAISALGKASEFGISSLSIQNKLIKSMALVHSNILPIASDNDKDSRDIRVELVGGFIKELKTLREKCGDNCKTIDEDVAKYEATWKDIQSSLAKNDVQSSANKIMNNLNPIAEKIFDKLDKAATDVDKRTAEMLETAEKDSMNKKKLLLGMICTLVVSVVGLGFLFQNRLVSALNQVVERVHHSVVETTSKSQSISESNVKLSHSSTTQAASIEETVASIEEMSSMIQRNAEGAQTAAELSTESTKAATEGGREIERLITYMKEIYSGSKKIEEIISVIDDIAFQTNLLALNAAVEAARAGEQGKGFAVVADAVRTLAQRSANSAKEISGLIKESVQQAERGTKTADQSGAALTKIISSIEKVSALNSEISDACQQQALGIKQLSQAMSEIDKTTQTNAAVAEDLSQSSSVLMGEAESLSAATDELNLMLRGQKKAGWENKKSAA is encoded by the coding sequence GTGTTCAAGAAAATCGGCATCGGAAAATCACTTTTGTTGTACGTGTTTGCATCTGCATCTTTTGTACTACTCGTAGGATGTGCTTTCTTTTATACAAGCCAACAAGCAATCAGCGCGCTTGGAAAAGCAAGTGAGTTCGGCATCTCATCGCTTTCGATCCAAAACAAACTAATTAAATCGATGGCATTAGTTCATTCGAATATTCTGCCGATTGCTTCTGATAACGACAAAGATTCCCGCGACATCCGCGTGGAGCTTGTGGGCGGATTTATCAAAGAACTTAAAACTCTGCGCGAAAAATGCGGCGATAATTGTAAGACGATTGATGAAGACGTTGCTAAATACGAAGCAACCTGGAAAGACATTCAGAGCTCCCTTGCAAAAAATGATGTTCAAAGTTCTGCAAATAAAATCATGAACAACCTAAACCCTATCGCTGAAAAGATTTTCGATAAACTGGACAAAGCCGCCACCGACGTCGATAAGCGCACAGCCGAAATGCTTGAGACGGCCGAAAAAGACAGCATGAACAAAAAGAAACTTCTTTTAGGCATGATTTGTACGTTAGTAGTTTCCGTTGTTGGATTAGGTTTCTTGTTCCAAAACCGCTTGGTGAGCGCATTAAACCAAGTTGTCGAACGAGTTCATCACTCGGTTGTTGAAACGACTTCGAAATCTCAAAGCATTTCCGAATCTAACGTTAAGCTCTCCCATTCCTCCACGACTCAGGCAGCCTCTATTGAAGAAACTGTAGCTTCCATCGAGGAAATGTCCAGTATGATTCAAAGAAATGCCGAGGGTGCGCAAACAGCAGCAGAACTTTCTACAGAAAGCACAAAAGCTGCTACTGAAGGCGGTCGCGAGATCGAACGTCTGATCACGTATATGAAAGAGATCTATTCAGGATCTAAAAAAATTGAAGAGATCATTTCAGTTATCGACGACATTGCTTTCCAAACAAATCTGTTGGCATTGAACGCAGCCGTTGAAGCTGCTCGCGCAGGCGAACAAGGCAAAGGCTTTGCGGTTGTAGCTGACGCAGTAAGAACACTAGCGCAACGTTCTGCCAATTCAGCGAAAGAAATCAGCGGTCTTATTAAAGAGAGCGTTCAACAAGCTGAGCGAGGCACTAAAACCGCTGACCAGTCTGGCGCCGCTTTAACTAAAATAATTTCTTCGATTGAGAAGGTGTCCGCATTGAATAGTGAAATCTCTGATGCTTGCCAACAGCAAGCTTTGGGTATTAAACAACTGAGCCAAGCAATGAGTGAAATCGACAAGACCACACAAACAAACGCTGCAGTGGCGGAAGACCTATCACAATCTTCGAGTGTCCTGATGGGCGAAGCTGAGTCTCTAAGTGCGGCAACAGATGAACTCAACTTGATGCTAAGAGGACAGAAAAAAGCTGGCTGGGAGAACAAAAAATCCGCAGCATAG
- the alaS gene encoding alanine--tRNA ligase, with the protein MKSSEIRNAFIQYFEKNGHKHVASSSLIPENDPTLLFANAGMNQFKNTFLGLEKRDYSRAVTSQKCVRAGGKHNDLENVGFTARHHTFFEMLGNFSFGDYFKKDAIHFAWEFLTKTLAIPKEKLYVTVHLSDDEAADIWHTQEGIPKDRIFRFDKDNFWKMGDTGPCGPCTEIFYDHGPHAGTIADPYEGIKAGEDRFVEIWNLVFMQYFENPPGTLTPLPKPSVDTGGGLERMTAAMQGKFNNYDTDLFQPMIELACKIGGVKYVTDKKVLAADAKAAETTSALRVLADHCRSTSFLIADGALPSNEGRGYVLRRIMRRAIRYGRKLSADKSFLPGMAEALIDTMGSVYPELVTRRDHILNTIRDEEDRFLATLDKGTEILTAELAKTKSAGIKELSGEVVFRMYDTYGFPADLTRVIANENGIEVNEEAFEKEMEANRAKSKASWKGKSMGADEAHMIKFAKDYLQAGKSVTFLGYEGTIADGTVMALSNGQAVVNELKTGDTGLIILDATAFYGEGGGQAGDVGYIMQDTNRARVVNTTKIDDIILHHVEVEHGSFKNGAKVITGVDPVERRNTASNHSATHLLHAALRKVLGVHVTQAGSLVDADKTRFDFTHNKPVSSEEIRKIEELVNEQIARGLEVKTELMPHKQAIEKGAMALFGEKYANDVRVLTMGDFSAELCGGTHVKNTANIRLFKIVSESGVSSGVRRVEAITGDSAVKYAMSSIQHLDEALAAAGLQKSAHYLKHLEVTGEKATLANRVETIKDQIKNLEKEIKKLQGGQVNVDDLASKAMSFKSKSGVAAKLVLADVPMDDREVLAKVTDDLKNKIQSGIVVVVGQGEGSNPIIVSVSKDLTGDHKAGDVLKEVAAIMGGKGGGRPDFAQGAAPDRSKINDAFTKVRSTLGL; encoded by the coding sequence ATGAAAAGCTCTGAGATCAGAAATGCTTTTATCCAATACTTTGAAAAGAATGGGCACAAACATGTCGCTTCTTCTTCTTTGATTCCAGAGAACGATCCGACTTTGCTTTTTGCGAATGCCGGAATGAACCAATTTAAAAATACTTTCTTGGGTCTAGAGAAACGCGATTACTCTCGCGCAGTGACTTCACAAAAATGTGTCCGCGCTGGTGGTAAGCACAATGACTTGGAAAATGTAGGGTTCACAGCTCGTCACCATACATTCTTTGAAATGTTGGGTAACTTTTCCTTCGGTGATTATTTTAAGAAAGACGCTATCCATTTTGCATGGGAATTCCTAACTAAGACTTTGGCAATTCCTAAGGAAAAGCTTTACGTCACAGTTCATCTTTCTGACGATGAAGCCGCGGATATCTGGCACACTCAAGAAGGCATTCCAAAAGATCGCATCTTCCGCTTCGACAAAGATAACTTCTGGAAAATGGGTGACACAGGTCCTTGCGGTCCATGTACAGAAATTTTCTATGATCACGGTCCTCATGCTGGAACTATTGCTGATCCATACGAAGGCATCAAAGCTGGGGAAGATCGCTTCGTTGAAATCTGGAACTTGGTATTCATGCAATACTTTGAAAATCCTCCAGGAACTCTGACTCCACTTCCAAAACCATCCGTGGATACAGGTGGCGGTCTTGAGCGTATGACTGCAGCAATGCAGGGCAAGTTTAATAACTACGATACAGACTTGTTTCAACCGATGATTGAACTGGCTTGTAAGATCGGTGGCGTAAAATATGTCACTGATAAAAAAGTATTAGCTGCAGATGCAAAGGCTGCAGAGACAACGTCAGCTCTTCGCGTTTTAGCTGACCACTGCCGCTCGACTTCTTTCTTGATTGCTGATGGTGCTTTACCATCAAACGAAGGCCGTGGTTACGTCCTTCGTCGTATCATGAGACGTGCAATCCGTTACGGACGTAAGCTGTCTGCAGATAAATCTTTCTTGCCGGGCATGGCAGAAGCTTTGATCGACACCATGGGTTCTGTCTATCCAGAACTAGTGACTCGTCGTGATCATATCCTTAATACAATCCGAGACGAAGAAGATCGTTTCTTGGCAACATTAGATAAAGGTACCGAAATCCTGACTGCAGAGCTTGCTAAAACAAAATCTGCAGGCATCAAGGAGCTTTCCGGCGAAGTTGTCTTCCGTATGTACGACACTTACGGTTTCCCTGCAGACCTTACTCGCGTTATCGCGAATGAAAACGGCATCGAAGTAAACGAAGAAGCTTTCGAAAAAGAGATGGAAGCGAATCGCGCAAAATCCAAGGCATCATGGAAAGGCAAATCCATGGGAGCTGATGAAGCTCACATGATCAAGTTTGCAAAGGACTATTTGCAAGCCGGTAAATCTGTGACGTTCTTGGGTTACGAGGGCACTATCGCTGACGGTACTGTAATGGCTCTTTCAAATGGCCAAGCTGTGGTGAACGAACTTAAAACAGGCGATACAGGTCTTATCATCCTGGATGCAACAGCATTCTATGGTGAGGGTGGAGGTCAGGCTGGTGACGTTGGTTACATCATGCAAGACACAAATCGTGCGCGCGTGGTGAACACGACTAAAATTGACGATATCATTCTTCACCACGTTGAAGTCGAACACGGTTCCTTCAAAAATGGCGCAAAAGTCATTACTGGCGTTGATCCGGTTGAACGAAGAAACACGGCGAGCAACCACTCAGCGACTCACTTGTTGCACGCAGCTCTTCGCAAAGTATTAGGGGTCCACGTAACTCAAGCGGGGTCATTGGTTGATGCCGATAAAACTCGTTTCGACTTCACCCACAATAAACCAGTTAGTTCTGAAGAAATCCGTAAGATCGAAGAACTGGTGAACGAACAAATCGCCCGCGGTCTTGAAGTGAAAACTGAATTGATGCCACACAAGCAAGCGATCGAAAAAGGCGCTATGGCGCTTTTCGGTGAAAAATATGCCAACGATGTTCGCGTCTTAACGATGGGTGATTTCTCGGCAGAACTTTGCGGCGGTACACACGTTAAGAACACGGCGAACATTCGCTTGTTCAAAATCGTTTCTGAATCCGGCGTAAGCTCGGGCGTACGCCGCGTGGAAGCGATCACTGGTGATTCTGCAGTAAAATACGCAATGAGCTCTATCCAGCACTTGGACGAAGCTCTGGCGGCAGCTGGTTTGCAAAAATCTGCTCATTACTTGAAGCATCTTGAAGTGACTGGTGAAAAAGCGACTCTTGCAAACCGCGTAGAGACGATCAAAGACCAAATCAAAAACCTTGAAAAAGAAATCAAAAAACTTCAAGGCGGACAAGTCAACGTAGATGACCTTGCAAGCAAAGCGATGTCGTTCAAATCTAAATCTGGCGTTGCTGCGAAACTTGTTCTGGCTGACGTTCCGATGGATGACCGTGAAGTCTTGGCGAAGGTAACTGACGACCTTAAAAACAAAATCCAGTCAGGAATTGTTGTTGTTGTAGGTCAAGGCGAAGGCTCGAACCCAATCATCGTCTCTGTTTCTAAAGATCTCACTGGCGACCATAAAGCCGGAGATGTTCTTAAAGAGGTGGCAGCGATCATGGGTGGCAAAGGCGGCGGTCGCCCGGACTTTGCTCAGGGTGCAGCCCCAGATCGCTCAAAAATCAACGACGCCTTCACCAAAGTACGCAGCACCCTAGGACTTTAA